A single genomic interval of Dysidea avara chromosome 8, odDysAvar1.4, whole genome shotgun sequence harbors:
- the LOC136264524 gene encoding uncharacterized protein isoform X2, which produces MELTSRCSRTQLMSPIRQDTVLQTSITRDVEQPFSLEVIPPDGFAANVQGEIQLSGEIELNTLTPNAVVEQIPSTPSSPFVLVTDGPIPVYEDEGTQMDLPKFSSTQVLTGWPPGHQ; this is translated from the exons ATGGAGTTAACATCAAG ATGTTCTAGAACACAACTGATGTCACCAATAAGGCAGGACACAGTTCTACAAACTAGCATCACTAGGG ATGTGGAACAACCTTTCAGTTTGGAGGTGATCCCACCAGATGGTTTTGCTGCTAATGTACAAG GCGAGATACAGCTGTCTGGGGAGATTGAGCTAAATACGCTGACCCCAAATGCTGTTGTTGAGCAGATTCCATCAACCCCTTCATCACCATTTGTTTTAG TGACAGATGGACCAATACCAGTATATGAAGATGAAGGCACACAGATGGACCTACCAAAGTTCAGTAGTACACAGGTTCTGACGGGATGGCCACCAG GTCACCAGTAA
- the LOC136264519 gene encoding aurora kinase C-like → MEIRGKEGPNSVKVLTNQVQSISIHNNTFTVDKENHSHHQTTAYPKQLQVKHTEVPKPLYPVNATVPTSAHLKPSGAHHPPPTTVVKEPVVAAKPPTQPSDKSLSKRWKLDDFDIGKPLGKGKFGSVYLAREKKSHFIVALKVLFKSQLQGAGVEHQLRREIEIQSHLRHNHILKLYGYFYDQSRVYLILEYAAQGELYKKLQKLGKFDEERSATYVRQLADALKYCHSKKVIHRDIKPENLLLSFKGDLKIADFGWSVHAPSSRRTTMCGTLDYLPPEMVEGKQHDDKVDLWSLGVLCYEFLVGKPPFEAHDHVSTYKRISRVDIQFPSHISEGARDLISKLLKYKPSERINLDQVLVHPWIVEKSKEQGQDLPLFSS, encoded by the exons ATGGAGATCAGAGGAAAAGAAGGACCGAATTCTGTCAAGGTTCTAACTAATCAG GTCCAAAGTATATCCATACACAACAATACATTTACGGTTGACAAAGAGAACCACTCACATCACCAAACAACCGCTTACCCCAAACAG TTACAAGTGAAGCATACTGAAGTACCCAAACCGCTGTACCCTGTAAACGCGACTGTTCCAACTAGCGCTCATTTAAAACCATCAGGAGCACACCATCCGCCTCCAACTACAGTAGTAAAAGAGCCAGTAGTAGCTGCTAAACCGCCTACCCAACCATCAGACAAATCACTGTCAAA GAGGTGGAAATTGGACGACTTTGATATCGGAAAACCACTTGGAAAAG GGAAATTCGGTAGTGTCTACTTGGCAAGAGAAAAGAAAAGTCACTTCATTGTGGCATTGAAG GTATTATTCAAGTCCCAACTACAAGGTGCTGGAGTTGAACATCAGTTAAGAAGAGAAATAGAAATTCAATCACACTTGCG GCATAACCACATTCTCAAATTGTATGGATACTTTTATGACCAAAGTCGTGTCTACTTGATTCTTGAATATGCTGCACAAGGTGAATTGTACAAAAAGTTGCAGAAATTAGGAAAGTTTGATGAAGAACGTTCTGCAACA TATGTGCGTCAATTGGCTGATGCACTAAAGTACTGTCACTCAAAGAAGGTCATTCATCGTGACATCAAGCCCGAGAACCTGCTACTGAGTTTCAAGGGTGATCTGAAGATTGCAGACTTTGGGTGGTCAGTACATGCCCCTTCATCAAG ACGTACTACGATGTGTGGTACATTGGATTATCTTCCACCTGAAATGGTTGAAGGCAAACAGCATGATGACAAG GTTGACCTATGGAGCCTGGGTGTACTCTGCTACGAGTTTCTAGTTGGTAAACCTCCCTTTGAAGCACATGACCATGTGTCAACATACAAAAGAATATCTCGG GTAGATATTCAGTTTCCTAGTCATATTTCTGAGGGAGCCAGAGATTTAATCTCTAAA ttattaAAATATAAGCCATCAGAAAGAATCAATCTTGACCAGGTGTTGGTTCATCCATGGATCGTGGAGAAGAGCAAGGAACAAGGTCAAGACTTGCCACTGTTCTCTTCATGA
- the LOC136264525 gene encoding trafficking protein particle complex subunit 2-like protein: protein MAIACIAVISKENFPLHIWVPNSRSGAEADVSLHFLVHTCIDVVEEKVSQVSSKVGDPREHYLGLLYPSENYKIYGYATNSRMKLIIVTENYGSQTRDQEMKQLFKMLHAAYVKMFSNPFYTPGQRITSKWFEKELYNIYEQSKSISFKE, encoded by the exons ATGGCGATAGCATGTATTGCTGTAATATCTAAAGAG AACTTTCCATTACACATTTGGGTTCCGAATTCACGTTCTGGCGCGGAAGCGGACGTTAGTCTTCATTTTCTGGTTCACACGTGTATAGATGTAGTAGAGGAGAAAG tgtcgCAGGTTTCTTCAAAGGTTGGTGACCCACGTGAGCACTACCTAGGACTCCTGTACCCTTCAGAGAACTACAAAAT CTATGGATATGCAACAAACAGTCGGATGAAATTAATCATTGTTACAGAGAACTATGGCAGCCAGACCAGAGACCAGGAGATGAAACAG CTATTCAAGATGTTACATGCAGCTTATGTCAAGATGTTCTCTAATCCATTCTACACACCAGGGCAGAGGATAACGTCAAA GTGGTTTGAAAAAGAACTGTATAATATTTATGAACAAAGTAAAAGCATTTCTTTTAAAGAATAA
- the LOC136264521 gene encoding polyadenylate-binding protein 2-like, with translation MSENTGEESSATQEGTEAPDNQDDSTLLDGGVDDSLLDGDDNPNAEEDDPELEAIKARVKEMEEEAEKLKEMQGEVDQMLNTPPNKSSAAAAGGAAAAANFPTPEEKQEADARSVHVGNVDYSSTAKEVGQHFQGCGAVSRVTIMCDKFSGNPKGFAYVEFADKDSAQTALALNESLFKGRQLKVTLKRTNLPGVSSTDRGGFRGRGRGRGFRGRGGGYFVPAAAFGGFGGFMPVMYRGGRGRAMRGRGRSNWYAPY, from the exons ATGAGTGAAAACACCGGTGAGGAGAGCAGCGCCACACAAGAAGGCACAGAGGCACCGGATAACCAGGACGATTCTACCCTGTTAGATGGTGGCGTTGATGATAGTTTGTTAGATGGGGACGATAACCCTAACGCCGAGGAGGACGACCCA GAGTTAGAGGCGATAAAGGCCAGGGTTAAGGAGATGGAAGAAGAGGCAGAGAAGCTGAAGGAGATGCAAGGAGAAGTGGACCAGATGTTAAACACGCCTCCCAATAAATCTT ctgctgctgctgctggtggcgctgctgctgctgctaattTCCCAACACCTGAGGAGAAACAAGAGGCTGATGCTCGATCAGTGCATGTTGGCAACGTGGATTACTCTTCAACAGCTAAAGAAGTGGGCCAGCACTTCCAGGGCTGTGGTGCTGTTTCCAGAGTAACTATTATGTGTGATAAATTCTCCGGAAATCCAAAAGG GTTTGCTTATGTTGAGTTTGCTGATAAGGACAGTGCTCAGACAGCCTTGGCCCTAAATGAATCATTATTTAAAGGTCGTCAGTTGAAG GTAACACTAAAAAGAACCAATCTACCTGGAGTAAGCTCTACAGATAGAGGTGGCTTTAGAGGTCGAGGAAGGGGGCGTGGTTTTAGAGGTAGAGGAGGAGGATACTTTGTCCCTGCAGCCGCCTTTGGTGGATTTGGTGGCTTCATGCCAGTAATGTATCGTGGTGGACGAGGCAGAGCGATGAG GGGTAGAGGGAGATCGAATTGGTATGCTCCTTACTGA
- the LOC136264510 gene encoding FACT complex subunit SPT16-like produces the protein MAVIQPDTFVSRLERLYESWKEDDLDFVQWGHVDAICVVVGRDEVLYSKSISLQVWLFGYELTDTVCVFCENEIHILASKKKIDFLKPLEPVIGKRSDLPKLHLHLRNKNDSDTENFKKILTAIKSSKSGGRIGVFTKDNFTGDFVEGWKKVLEDTNLEMTDVSAVFAYVSSVKDNNEVETIKVASNTSCHVFNKYVKREIVKIVDEEKKVKHSKLAEDIERLVNDDKQMLPADVDGDNIETCYSPIIQSGGNYQLKFSTVSNDDKLHFGTILCFLGLRYKSYCSNIVRTMFVQPSKEQEETYNFLLAVYEKVLESLKDGAQLSSVYAAAMKHIEQNKPDLLEHFTKTAGFATGIEFRESSMMIGPKCTATAKAGMVFNVTLGFNQLENPNVENDRSRVYALLIGDTVLVNKDGPATELTMRSKKKLSSIAILLGDEDDDKGPQINPEDVLHGASSKVLDHRTRTEVPAEDKRKPHQMQLTKQINEEAKRRLLESKDSNKQKKTRVVLTAYKNSTAVPREADVQNAKIFVDKRYEAILIPVDGLAIPFHVSTVKNVSKSEEGDSTYLRINFFFPGSSVGKNDGVAYPNPDGSFIKEISFRSSRQSGGMVNLTSVFQMIREMQRKFKAREAEKKELEGIVEQAALILNTSKTNSVRLKDLYMRPVLGSRRIQGSLEAHTNGLRYTTLKGDRVDILYSNIKHAFFQPSKGEMIVLIHFHLKNPIIIGKKKHRDLQLYTEVGEIMTDLGRMHNMHDRDDLLAEQAERELRMKLDNAFNSFCRKLEALPQCHSEFERPFRELGFYGVPFRSTVQMFPTTNCLISLAEYPPFIVTLDEVELVHFERVAFHLKNFDMVFVFKDYNRKVAMINSIPMSSLDSVKEWLNSCDIKYTEGIQSLNWAKIMKTIMDDPTGFFETGGWGFLEPDSDEERGSNDGDSDADSDEYNPSSDDDVDGNVSEENSDDDYSSLSEHSEESSNYDDEEEEGDSEEESGKDWSELEEEARQADRDQGAYDDEEETRNKIKKRSRPSGGGHSHSPAKKRKR, from the exons ATGGCAGTGATCCAACCGGACACGTTTGTCAGTAGACTGGAAAGATTGTACGAATCCTGGAAG GAAGATGATTTGGACTTTGTACAGTGGGGTCATGTGGATGCCATCTGTGTTGTAGTCGGGAGAGATGAGGTACTCTACTCCAAGTCAATATCATTACAG GTCTGGTTGTTTGGATATGAGCTTACAGAcacagtgtgtgtgttttgtgaaAACGAGATACACATTCTGGCTAGTAAAAAGAAGATTGACTTTTTGAAGCCTCTCGAGCCAGTTATTGGCAAGAGAAGTGACTTACCAAAACTACATCTTCACTTGAGAAACAAA AATGATTCTGACACTGAGAATTTTAAAAAGATATTGACAGCAATTAAATCTAGTAAAAGT GGTGGCAGAATAGGAGTCTTCACTAAGGACAATTTTACTGGTGACTTTGTAGAGGGATGGAAGAAAGTCTTGGAGGATACTAACTTGGAGATG ACAGATGTGAGTGCTGTGTTTGCATACGTCTCATCAGTGAAGGACAACAATGAGGTGGAGACCATTAAG GTTGCCAGCAACACCAGTTGTCATGTCTTCAACAAGTATGTGAAGAGAGAGATTGTGAAAATCGTTGATGAAGAAAAG AAAGTGAAACATTCTAAGTTAGCAGAAGACATTGAGCGACTAGTAAATGATGACAAGCAAATGTTGCCAGCTGATGTTGATGGAGACAAC ATTGAGACATGCTATTCTCCAATCATTCAAAGTGGCGGGAACTACCAACTGAAGTTTAGTACTGTCAG CAATGACGATAAACTTCATTTTGGGACTATTCTTTGCTTCCTTGGTCTTCGGTACAAGTCATACTGTTCCAATATTGTCCGTACCATGTTTGTACAGCCTTCTAAA GAGCAAGAGGAGACATACAATTTCTTACTTGCTGTTTATGAGAAAGTGTTGGAATCACTCAAAGATGGAGCACAACTCAGTTCAGTCTATGCTGCTGCCATGAAACACATTGAGCAGAACAAACCAGACCTACTGGAACACTTTACTAAGACTGCTGG CTTTGCTACTGGAATTGAATTCAGAGAAAGTTCAATGATGATTGGTCCAAAATGTACTGCCACTGCGAAAGCAG GGATGGTGTTTAACGTAACGCTGGGCTTCAATCAGCTCGAGAATCCTAATGTAGAGAATGATCGTTCTAGAGTGTATGCCTTATTAATCGGGGACACTGTGCTAGTTAATAAG GATGGTCCTGCTACTGAGTTAACCATGAGATCTAAAAAGAAGTTATCAAGTATAGCAATATTGTTAGGG GATGAAGATGATGACAAGGGTCCTCAGATTAAT CCTGAAGATGTGTTACATGGAGCAAGTTCTAAAGTGTTGGATCACAGAACAAGA ACGGAAGTGCCAGCAGAGGATAAGAGAAAACCTCACCAGATGCAACTGACAAAACAAATCAACGAGGAAGCCAAA AGAAGATTGCTGGAGAGCAAGGACTCTAATAAACAAAAGAA AACTAGGGTTGTCCTTACTGCTTACAAGAATTCTACTGCAGTACCGAGAGAGGCTGATGTTCAAAATGCAAAGATTTTTGTAG ATAAACGTTATGAGGCTATTCTCATTCCTGTGGATGGGCTAGCAATACCATTCCATGTATCAACAGTTAAA AATGTCAGTAAGAGTGAGGAAGGAGACTCAACGTATTTAAGAATTAATTTCTTCTTCCCTGGAAG ttctGTAGGGAAGAATGATGGGGTGGCATATCCCAATCCTGATGGGTCATTTATTAAAGAAAT ATCATTCCGATCATCACGGCAGTCAGGAGGCATGGTAAACCTCACCAGTGTGTTCCAGATGATCAGGGAGATGCAGAGAAAGTTTAAGGCCAGAGAGGCTGAGAAAAAGGAACTGGAG GGTATAGTGGAACAAGCTGCTTTGATCTTGAACACTTCAAAGACTAACTCTGTTCGGCTAAAAGATCTGTACATGAGACCTGTATTGGGATCACGTAGaatacaa GGATCACTAGAAGCTCATACTAATGGTCTACGCTACACAACACTTAAAGGAGACCGGGTGGATATCTTGTATAGTAACATAAAGCACGCCTTCTTCCAGCCATCCAAGGGAGAAATGATCGTGTTGATACACTTCCACTTAAAG AATCCTATTATAATTGGTAAAAAGAAGCATCGTGACCTACAGTTGTACACAGAA GTTGGAGAGATCATGACAGACTTGGGTAGGATGCACAACATGCATGATCGAGATGACCTCCTTGCTGAACAG GCTGAGAGAGAGCTAAGGATGAAGCTAGACAATGCTTTTAACAGTTTCTGTCGTAAGCTAGAGGCATTACCACAGTGCCATTCAGAATTTGAGAGACCATTCAGAGAATTAGG GTTCTATGGGGTCCCATTTCGCAGTACAGTACAAATGTTCCCTACCACAAACTGTCTCATCAGTCTAGCTGAATAT CCACCATTTATTGTCACACTGGACGAGGTAGAATTAGTACACTTTGAAAGAGTAGCG TTTCACCTCAAGAACTTTGATATGGTGTTCGTATTCAAGGATTACAATCGTAAAGTGGCCATGATTAATTCCATCCCAATGTCTTCGCTGGACTCTGTCAAGGAATGGCTAAA CTCATGTGATATCAAGTATACAGAGGGAATACAGAGTTTGAACTGGGCTAAGATCATGAAGACAATTATGGATGACCCGACTGGCTTCTTTGAGACTGGAGGATGGGGATTCCTTGAGCCTGACAGTGAT GAGGAGAGAGGTTCAAATGATGGAGATTCGGATGCGGACTCAGATGAGTACAATCCTTCGTCTGATGATGACGTCGATGGCAACGTATCAGAAGAAAACAGTGATGACGACTATTCCAGCCTATCAGAACACTCGGAAGAGTCATCAAACTATGacgatgaagaagaagaaggagACAGTGAAGAAGAGAGTGGGAAAGACTGGAGTGAACTAGAGGAGGAAGCAAGACAAG CTGATCGTGATCAAGGTGCTTATGACGATGAAGAAGAAACTCGAAACAAGATCAAGAAACGTAGCAGACCAAGTGGAGGAGGCCATTCACACTCACCGGCAAAGAAAAGGAAACGCTGA
- the LOC136264524 gene encoding uncharacterized protein isoform X1, with amino-acid sequence MAEVEDAVQGKVQGYDNTCHHDTSGYISDTENDGRMELTSRCSRTQLMSPIRQDTVLQTSITRDVEQPFSLEVIPPDGFAANVQGEIQLSGEIELNTLTPNAVVEQIPSTPSSPFVLVTDGPIPVYEDEGTQMDLPKFSSTQVLTGWPPGHQ; translated from the exons ATGGCGGAGGTCGAGGATGCGGTACAGGGCAAGGTG CAGGGATACGATAACACTTGTCATCATGATACCTCGGGGTACATCTCTGACACAGAGAATGATGGTAGGATGGAGTTAACATCAAG ATGTTCTAGAACACAACTGATGTCACCAATAAGGCAGGACACAGTTCTACAAACTAGCATCACTAGGG ATGTGGAACAACCTTTCAGTTTGGAGGTGATCCCACCAGATGGTTTTGCTGCTAATGTACAAG GCGAGATACAGCTGTCTGGGGAGATTGAGCTAAATACGCTGACCCCAAATGCTGTTGTTGAGCAGATTCCATCAACCCCTTCATCACCATTTGTTTTAG TGACAGATGGACCAATACCAGTATATGAAGATGAAGGCACACAGATGGACCTACCAAAGTTCAGTAGTACACAGGTTCTGACGGGATGGCCACCAG GTCACCAGTAA